One genomic region from Bombus terrestris chromosome 15, iyBomTerr1.2, whole genome shotgun sequence encodes:
- the LOC100649713 gene encoding vinculin isoform X10, producing the protein MPVFHTKTIESILEPVAQQVSRLVILHEEAEDGNAMPDLGRPVQAVSMAVANLVKVGKETINSSDDALLKQDMPAALQRVEGASRLLEEASAMLKQDPYSGPARKKLIEGSRGILQGTSSLLLCFDESEVRKIIRECKRVLDYLAVTEVIETMEDLVHFLKNLSPCLSKVSKEVSAREKELTHQVHREILVRCLEQVKTLAPILICSMKIFIHIISQGNKGAEEAAENRNYLAGRMSDELNEIIRVLQLTTYDEEEWDADQLTVLKKAQSAIESRIRAAYDWLDDGLALRGGVGEKSLRQIVEQAQRLAERYLPPSQAEPLQKLTSQIVTMTNALCELRQNEKGTTPQAEALARGIKEKTNELRNAIASAIEAADKSGTTQTAHTVAGRLEQANKWLLNPQHDDKGLGQRAIALIIHEGKKVAEGLPGIHKAEILQLCDEVDNLSHQLGDLCTHGQGNTPRAQEIARQLSHKLYELKNRIQQAVVSRVVEDFIDITTPLKQFTDAVLAPEGTLGRDQNFNDKTHALQTFSNRAAKTARMVAAGGSGGNKKLAEALTASASQVESLTPQLINAGRIRMTYPDSKAADEHFENLRQQYAETMQRARALCDEATDSGDFIRTSEEQMQKHSFLCEEAIAKSHPQKMVDNTAAIARLANRVILVAKQESDNSEDPAFIQRVNQATDILQNSVAPMVQDAKLVAININDSNAVSRWRESNRALLSNVGQVRKAIIIQPDLIPPPEVSQLHLNDEKQLPSHQYNYFIDKVGEPLRNQPSPSNLCVVSSNLNTNKPQHRSISPLPKWAREGDNPDLLYQELASDNELEKSVHDGEVVPPRPPLPGGDIPPPRPPPPETDDEDEMFMHAPQPNQPIMMAAHGLHQEVRQWSSKDNEIIAAAKKMAILMGRLSGLVRGEGGNKRDLIACAKAIAEASQEVTRLAKELARECTDKRIRTNLLQVCERIPTIGTQLKILSTVKATMLGAQGTEEDQEATDMLVGNAQNLMQSVKETVRAAECASIKIRTASGMKLRWVRRQPWYQY; encoded by the exons ATGCCGGTATTTCATACAAAAACCATAGAAAGTATCCTCGAGCCTGTCGCACAGCag GTTTCGAGACTTGTTATCTTACATGAAGAAGCTGAAGATGGAAATGCAATGCCTGATTTGGGAAGGCCTGTGCAAGCAGTTAGTATGGCAGTGGCAAATCTTGTTAAG GTAGGAAAAGAAACAATTAATTCTTCTGATGATGCTTTGCTTAAACAAGATATGCCTGCTGCTTTACAACGAGTTGAAGGAGCTTCACGTCTCTTGGAAGAGGCATCAGCTATGTTAAAACAAGACCCATATTCTGGACCAGCTAG GAAAAAGCTAATAGAAGGTTCACGTGGGATCCTGCAAGGAACTAGTTCCTTACTTCTGTGCTTTGATGAAAGTGAAGTACGTAAAATTATTAGGGAATGCAAAAGAGTATTAGATTATTTGGCAGTAACAGAAGTTATTGAAACAATGGAAGATTTGgttcattttcttaaaaatttaaGTCCTTGTCTCAGCAAAGTATCAAAAGAAGTGAGTGCTCGTGAAAAAGAACTAACTCATCAAGTACATAGAGAAATTCTAGTACGCTGCTTAGAGCAA gTAAAAACACTTGCACCAATTCTCATCTGctctatgaaaatatttattcacaTTATTTCTCAAGGAAATAAAGGAGCAGAAGAAGCAGCTGAAAATCGTAACTATTTAGCTGGCAGAATGTCAGatgaattaaatgaaattattaggGTATTGCAACTTACTACATATGATGAAGAAGAATGGGATGCTGATCAGTTAACA gTATTAAAGAAAGCACAAAGTGCTATAGAATCTAGGATAAGAGCTGCTTATGATTGGTTAGATGATGGACTTGCTTTGCGCGGTGGAGTAGGGGAAAAGAGTCTTCGTCAAATAGTTGAACAAGCACAACGATTGGCAGAAAGATATCTCCCACCTTCACAGGCAGAACCATTGCAAAAATTAACTTCACAAATTGTTACTATGACCAATGCACTTTGTGAATTAAGACAGAATGAAAAAG GAACTACACCACAAGCGGAAGCATTAGCGCGtggtataaaagaaaaaacaaacgaaCTTCGCAATGCTATTGCCTCTGCTATAGAAGCTGCTGATAAATCTGGTACCACGCAAACTGCTCACACAGTTGCAGGTCGTTTAGAGCAAGCGAATAAATGGCTTCTTAATCCACAACATGATGATAAAGGACTTGGTCAGAGAGCTATAGCTTTAATTATACATGAAGGAAAAaag GTTGCCGAAGGTCTACCAGGAATACATAAAGCAGAAATTCTACAGCTTTGCGATGAAGTTGACAATCTCTCTCATCAACTTGGAGATTTATGCACTCATGGTCAAGGGAACACACCTCGTGCCCAAGAAATCGCTCGTCAATTGTCGCATAAGCTGTATGAACTGAAAAATAGAATACAACAAGCCGTTGTGTCGAGAGTAGTCGAAGATTTCATCGATATAACGACGCCTTTAAAACAATTCACGGACGCTGTATTAGCTCCGGAAGGCACTTTAGGCCGCGATCAAAATTTCAATGATAAAACGCATGCTCTTCAAACATTTTCCAATAGGGCAGCAAAAACAGCCAGAATGGTGGCTGCTGGTG GTAGTGGAGGTAACAAAAAATTGGCGGAAGCGTTAACTGCAAGTGCTTCGCAAGTTGAATCTTTAACACCACAATTAATTAATGCTGGACGAATTCGAATGACTTATCCGGACAGCAAAGCTGCGGAtgaacattttgaaaatttgcgACAGCAATATGCAGAAACAATGCAGAGAGCACGTGCATTATGCGATGAAGCAACTGATAGTGGAGATTTCATTAGAACTTCTGAAGAACAAATGCAAAAGCATTCGTTCCTATGTGAGGAAGCTATAGCAAAAAGTCATCCACAAAAAATGGTTGACAATACAGCTGCCATTGCTAGATTAGCTAACAGAGTAATACTTGTGGCAAAACAAGAAAGTGATAATAGCGAGGATCCTGCGTTCATTCAAAGAGTGAATCAAGCTACAGACATTCTCCAAAATA GTGTTGCTCCAATGGTCCAAGATGCAAAGTTAGTTGCGATTAATATTAACGATAGTAATGCAGTTTCCCGTTGGAGAGAAAGTAACCGCGCA cttttgtctAATGTTGGACAAGTCCGTAAAGCTATCATAATTCAACCAGATCTAATACCTCCACCAGAGGTATCGCAATTACATCTTAATGATG AAAAACAATTGCCAAGCCATCAATATAATTACTTCATTGACAAAG TTGGTGAACCTTTAAGAAATCAACCATCGCCAAGCAATTTATGTGTCGTCAGCTCCAatttaaacacaaataaacCTCAACATCGCTCTATCAGCCCATTACCAAAGTGGGCACGTGAAG gAGATAACCCTGATCTCCTATATCAAGAACTGGCTTCTGATAACGAGTTAGAAAAATCAGTTCACGATGGAG AAGTCGTCCCACCGCGTCCACCTCTGCCTGGTGGAGATATTCCGCCTCCACGACCTCCACCACCGGAAACGGATGATGAGGATGAAATGTTTATGCACGCACCGCAGCCTAATCAACCTATAATG ATGGCTGCTCATGGCTTGCACCAAGAAGTACGACAATGGTCAAGCAAAGACAATGAAATTATTGCTGCTGCGAAGAAGATGGCTATCTTAATGGGTCGATTATCAGGTTTAGTTAGAGGAGAAGGTGGTAATAAACGGGATCTGATCGCATGTGCTAAGGCCATTGCAGAAGCTTCTCAGGAAGTAACTCGTTTAGCTAAGGAATTAGCTAGAGAATGTACCGACAAACGTATTCGTACT AATCTCCTTCAAGTTTGTGAACGAATACCTACTATAGGtacacaattaaaaatattatctacAGTGAAAGCTACAATGCTAGGTGCACAAG GTACAGAAGAAGATCAGGAAGCAACAGACATGTTAGTTGGAAATGCTCAAAATCTTATGCAAAGCGTAAAAGAAACTGTTCGTGCTGCAGAATGTGCCAGTATAAAGATACGTACTGCATCTGGTATGAAATTACGCTGGGTGCGACGACAGCCTTGGTATCAGtactaa
- the LOC100649713 gene encoding vinculin isoform X2, which produces MPVFHTKTIESILEPVAQQVSRLVILHEEAEDGNAMPDLGRPVQAVSMAVANLVKVGKETINSSDDALLKQDMPAALQRVEGASRLLEEASAMLKQDPYSGPARKKLIEGSRGILQGTSSLLLCFDESEVRKIIRECKRVLDYLAVTEVIETMEDLVHFLKNLSPCLSKVSKEVSAREKELTHQVHREILVRCLEQVKTLAPILICSMKIFIHIISQGNKGAEEAAENRNYLAGRMSDELNEIIRVLQLTTYDEEEWDADQLTVLKKAQSAIESRIRAAYDWLDDGLALRGGVGEKSLRQIVEQAQRLAERYLPPSQAEPLQKLTSQIVTMTNALCELRQNEKGTTPQAEALARGIKEKTNELRNAIASAIEAADKSGTTQTAHTVAGRLEQANKWLLNPQHDDKGLGQRAIALIIHEGKKNQQHVASVAEGLPGIHKAEILQLCDEVDNLSHQLGDLCTHGQGNTPRAQEIARQLSHKLYELKNRIQQAVVSRVVEDFIDITTPLKQFTDAVLAPEGTLGRDQNFNDKTHALQTFSNRAAKTARMVAAGGSGGNKKLAEALTASASQVESLTPQLINAGRIRMTYPDSKAADEHFENLRQQYAETMQRARALCDEATDSGDFIRTSEEQMQKHSFLCEEAIAKSHPQKMVDNTAAIARLANRVILVAKQESDNSEDPAFIQRVNQATDILQNSVAPMVQDAKLVAININDSNAVSRWRESNRALLSNVGQVRKAIIIQPDLIPPPEVSQLHLNDEKQLPSHQYNYFIDKVGEPLRNQPSPSNLCVVSSNLNTNKPQHRSISPLPKWAREGDNPDLLYQELASDNELEKSVHDGDYYYDYGNNDEVVPPRPPLPGGDIPPPRPPPPETDDEDEMFMHAPQPNQPIMMAAHGLHQEVRQWSSKDNEIIAAAKKMAILMGRLSGLVRGEGGNKRDLIACAKAIAEASQEVTRLAKELARECTDKRIRTNLLQVCERIPTIGTQLKILSTVKATMLGAQETLPTWEELMLYGTEEDQEATDMLVGNAQNLMQSVKETVRAAECASIKIRTASGMKLRWVRRQPWYQY; this is translated from the exons ATGCCGGTATTTCATACAAAAACCATAGAAAGTATCCTCGAGCCTGTCGCACAGCag GTTTCGAGACTTGTTATCTTACATGAAGAAGCTGAAGATGGAAATGCAATGCCTGATTTGGGAAGGCCTGTGCAAGCAGTTAGTATGGCAGTGGCAAATCTTGTTAAG GTAGGAAAAGAAACAATTAATTCTTCTGATGATGCTTTGCTTAAACAAGATATGCCTGCTGCTTTACAACGAGTTGAAGGAGCTTCACGTCTCTTGGAAGAGGCATCAGCTATGTTAAAACAAGACCCATATTCTGGACCAGCTAG GAAAAAGCTAATAGAAGGTTCACGTGGGATCCTGCAAGGAACTAGTTCCTTACTTCTGTGCTTTGATGAAAGTGAAGTACGTAAAATTATTAGGGAATGCAAAAGAGTATTAGATTATTTGGCAGTAACAGAAGTTATTGAAACAATGGAAGATTTGgttcattttcttaaaaatttaaGTCCTTGTCTCAGCAAAGTATCAAAAGAAGTGAGTGCTCGTGAAAAAGAACTAACTCATCAAGTACATAGAGAAATTCTAGTACGCTGCTTAGAGCAA gTAAAAACACTTGCACCAATTCTCATCTGctctatgaaaatatttattcacaTTATTTCTCAAGGAAATAAAGGAGCAGAAGAAGCAGCTGAAAATCGTAACTATTTAGCTGGCAGAATGTCAGatgaattaaatgaaattattaggGTATTGCAACTTACTACATATGATGAAGAAGAATGGGATGCTGATCAGTTAACA gTATTAAAGAAAGCACAAAGTGCTATAGAATCTAGGATAAGAGCTGCTTATGATTGGTTAGATGATGGACTTGCTTTGCGCGGTGGAGTAGGGGAAAAGAGTCTTCGTCAAATAGTTGAACAAGCACAACGATTGGCAGAAAGATATCTCCCACCTTCACAGGCAGAACCATTGCAAAAATTAACTTCACAAATTGTTACTATGACCAATGCACTTTGTGAATTAAGACAGAATGAAAAAG GAACTACACCACAAGCGGAAGCATTAGCGCGtggtataaaagaaaaaacaaacgaaCTTCGCAATGCTATTGCCTCTGCTATAGAAGCTGCTGATAAATCTGGTACCACGCAAACTGCTCACACAGTTGCAGGTCGTTTAGAGCAAGCGAATAAATGGCTTCTTAATCCACAACATGATGATAAAGGACTTGGTCAGAGAGCTATAGCTTTAATTATACATGAAGGAAAAaag AATCAGCAACACGTAGCAAGC GTTGCCGAAGGTCTACCAGGAATACATAAAGCAGAAATTCTACAGCTTTGCGATGAAGTTGACAATCTCTCTCATCAACTTGGAGATTTATGCACTCATGGTCAAGGGAACACACCTCGTGCCCAAGAAATCGCTCGTCAATTGTCGCATAAGCTGTATGAACTGAAAAATAGAATACAACAAGCCGTTGTGTCGAGAGTAGTCGAAGATTTCATCGATATAACGACGCCTTTAAAACAATTCACGGACGCTGTATTAGCTCCGGAAGGCACTTTAGGCCGCGATCAAAATTTCAATGATAAAACGCATGCTCTTCAAACATTTTCCAATAGGGCAGCAAAAACAGCCAGAATGGTGGCTGCTGGTG GTAGTGGAGGTAACAAAAAATTGGCGGAAGCGTTAACTGCAAGTGCTTCGCAAGTTGAATCTTTAACACCACAATTAATTAATGCTGGACGAATTCGAATGACTTATCCGGACAGCAAAGCTGCGGAtgaacattttgaaaatttgcgACAGCAATATGCAGAAACAATGCAGAGAGCACGTGCATTATGCGATGAAGCAACTGATAGTGGAGATTTCATTAGAACTTCTGAAGAACAAATGCAAAAGCATTCGTTCCTATGTGAGGAAGCTATAGCAAAAAGTCATCCACAAAAAATGGTTGACAATACAGCTGCCATTGCTAGATTAGCTAACAGAGTAATACTTGTGGCAAAACAAGAAAGTGATAATAGCGAGGATCCTGCGTTCATTCAAAGAGTGAATCAAGCTACAGACATTCTCCAAAATA GTGTTGCTCCAATGGTCCAAGATGCAAAGTTAGTTGCGATTAATATTAACGATAGTAATGCAGTTTCCCGTTGGAGAGAAAGTAACCGCGCA cttttgtctAATGTTGGACAAGTCCGTAAAGCTATCATAATTCAACCAGATCTAATACCTCCACCAGAGGTATCGCAATTACATCTTAATGATG AAAAACAATTGCCAAGCCATCAATATAATTACTTCATTGACAAAG TTGGTGAACCTTTAAGAAATCAACCATCGCCAAGCAATTTATGTGTCGTCAGCTCCAatttaaacacaaataaacCTCAACATCGCTCTATCAGCCCATTACCAAAGTGGGCACGTGAAG gAGATAACCCTGATCTCCTATATCAAGAACTGGCTTCTGATAACGAGTTAGAAAAATCAGTTCACGATGGAG ACTACTACTATGATTATGGTAATAATGATG AAGTCGTCCCACCGCGTCCACCTCTGCCTGGTGGAGATATTCCGCCTCCACGACCTCCACCACCGGAAACGGATGATGAGGATGAAATGTTTATGCACGCACCGCAGCCTAATCAACCTATAATG ATGGCTGCTCATGGCTTGCACCAAGAAGTACGACAATGGTCAAGCAAAGACAATGAAATTATTGCTGCTGCGAAGAAGATGGCTATCTTAATGGGTCGATTATCAGGTTTAGTTAGAGGAGAAGGTGGTAATAAACGGGATCTGATCGCATGTGCTAAGGCCATTGCAGAAGCTTCTCAGGAAGTAACTCGTTTAGCTAAGGAATTAGCTAGAGAATGTACCGACAAACGTATTCGTACT AATCTCCTTCAAGTTTGTGAACGAATACCTACTATAGGtacacaattaaaaatattatctacAGTGAAAGCTACAATGCTAGGTGCACAAG AAACGCTCCCCACCTGGGAAGAGTTGATGCTTTATG GTACAGAAGAAGATCAGGAAGCAACAGACATGTTAGTTGGAAATGCTCAAAATCTTATGCAAAGCGTAAAAGAAACTGTTCGTGCTGCAGAATGTGCCAGTATAAAGATACGTACTGCATCTGGTATGAAATTACGCTGGGTGCGACGACAGCCTTGGTATCAGtactaa
- the LOC100649713 gene encoding vinculin isoform X3: MPVFHTKTIESILEPVAQQVSRLVILHEEAEDGNAMPDLGRPVQAVSMAVANLVKVGKETINSSDDALLKQDMPAALQRVEGASRLLEEASAMLKQDPYSGPARKKLIEGSRGILQGTSSLLLCFDESEVRKIIRECKRVLDYLAVTEVIETMEDLVHFLKNLSPCLSKVSKEVSAREKELTHQVHREILVRCLEQVKTLAPILICSMKIFIHIISQGNKGAEEAAENRNYLAGRMSDELNEIIRVLQLTTYDEEEWDADQLTVLKKAQSAIESRIRAAYDWLDDGLALRGGVGEKSLRQIVEQAQRLAERYLPPSQAEPLQKLTSQIVTMTNALCELRQNEKGTTPQAEALARGIKEKTNELRNAIASAIEAADKSGTTQTAHTVAGRLEQANKWLLNPQHDDKGLGQRAIALIIHEGKKNQQHVASVAEGLPGIHKAEILQLCDEVDNLSHQLGDLCTHGQGNTPRAQEIARQLSHKLYELKNRIQQAVVSRVVEDFIDITTPLKQFTDAVLAPEGTLGRDQNFNDKTHALQTFSNRAAKTARMVAAGGSGGNKKLAEALTASASQVESLTPQLINAGRIRMTYPDSKAADEHFENLRQQYAETMQRARALCDEATDSGDFIRTSEEQMQKHSFLCEEAIAKSHPQKMVDNTAAIARLANRVILVAKQESDNSEDPAFIQRVNQATDILQNSVAPMVQDAKLVAININDSNAVSRWRESNRALLSNVGQVRKAIIIQPDLIPPPEVSQLHLNDEKQLPSHQYNYFIDKVGEPLRNQPSPSNLCVVSSNLNTNKPQHRSISPLPKWAREGDNPDLLYQELASDNELEKSVHDGVDYYYDYEVVPPRPPLPGGDIPPPRPPPPETDDEDEMFMHAPQPNQPIMMAAHGLHQEVRQWSSKDNEIIAAAKKMAILMGRLSGLVRGEGGNKRDLIACAKAIAEASQEVTRLAKELARECTDKRIRTNLLQVCERIPTIGTQLKILSTVKATMLGAQETLPTWEELMLYGTEEDQEATDMLVGNAQNLMQSVKETVRAAECASIKIRTASGMKLRWVRRQPWYQY; this comes from the exons ATGCCGGTATTTCATACAAAAACCATAGAAAGTATCCTCGAGCCTGTCGCACAGCag GTTTCGAGACTTGTTATCTTACATGAAGAAGCTGAAGATGGAAATGCAATGCCTGATTTGGGAAGGCCTGTGCAAGCAGTTAGTATGGCAGTGGCAAATCTTGTTAAG GTAGGAAAAGAAACAATTAATTCTTCTGATGATGCTTTGCTTAAACAAGATATGCCTGCTGCTTTACAACGAGTTGAAGGAGCTTCACGTCTCTTGGAAGAGGCATCAGCTATGTTAAAACAAGACCCATATTCTGGACCAGCTAG GAAAAAGCTAATAGAAGGTTCACGTGGGATCCTGCAAGGAACTAGTTCCTTACTTCTGTGCTTTGATGAAAGTGAAGTACGTAAAATTATTAGGGAATGCAAAAGAGTATTAGATTATTTGGCAGTAACAGAAGTTATTGAAACAATGGAAGATTTGgttcattttcttaaaaatttaaGTCCTTGTCTCAGCAAAGTATCAAAAGAAGTGAGTGCTCGTGAAAAAGAACTAACTCATCAAGTACATAGAGAAATTCTAGTACGCTGCTTAGAGCAA gTAAAAACACTTGCACCAATTCTCATCTGctctatgaaaatatttattcacaTTATTTCTCAAGGAAATAAAGGAGCAGAAGAAGCAGCTGAAAATCGTAACTATTTAGCTGGCAGAATGTCAGatgaattaaatgaaattattaggGTATTGCAACTTACTACATATGATGAAGAAGAATGGGATGCTGATCAGTTAACA gTATTAAAGAAAGCACAAAGTGCTATAGAATCTAGGATAAGAGCTGCTTATGATTGGTTAGATGATGGACTTGCTTTGCGCGGTGGAGTAGGGGAAAAGAGTCTTCGTCAAATAGTTGAACAAGCACAACGATTGGCAGAAAGATATCTCCCACCTTCACAGGCAGAACCATTGCAAAAATTAACTTCACAAATTGTTACTATGACCAATGCACTTTGTGAATTAAGACAGAATGAAAAAG GAACTACACCACAAGCGGAAGCATTAGCGCGtggtataaaagaaaaaacaaacgaaCTTCGCAATGCTATTGCCTCTGCTATAGAAGCTGCTGATAAATCTGGTACCACGCAAACTGCTCACACAGTTGCAGGTCGTTTAGAGCAAGCGAATAAATGGCTTCTTAATCCACAACATGATGATAAAGGACTTGGTCAGAGAGCTATAGCTTTAATTATACATGAAGGAAAAaag AATCAGCAACACGTAGCAAGC GTTGCCGAAGGTCTACCAGGAATACATAAAGCAGAAATTCTACAGCTTTGCGATGAAGTTGACAATCTCTCTCATCAACTTGGAGATTTATGCACTCATGGTCAAGGGAACACACCTCGTGCCCAAGAAATCGCTCGTCAATTGTCGCATAAGCTGTATGAACTGAAAAATAGAATACAACAAGCCGTTGTGTCGAGAGTAGTCGAAGATTTCATCGATATAACGACGCCTTTAAAACAATTCACGGACGCTGTATTAGCTCCGGAAGGCACTTTAGGCCGCGATCAAAATTTCAATGATAAAACGCATGCTCTTCAAACATTTTCCAATAGGGCAGCAAAAACAGCCAGAATGGTGGCTGCTGGTG GTAGTGGAGGTAACAAAAAATTGGCGGAAGCGTTAACTGCAAGTGCTTCGCAAGTTGAATCTTTAACACCACAATTAATTAATGCTGGACGAATTCGAATGACTTATCCGGACAGCAAAGCTGCGGAtgaacattttgaaaatttgcgACAGCAATATGCAGAAACAATGCAGAGAGCACGTGCATTATGCGATGAAGCAACTGATAGTGGAGATTTCATTAGAACTTCTGAAGAACAAATGCAAAAGCATTCGTTCCTATGTGAGGAAGCTATAGCAAAAAGTCATCCACAAAAAATGGTTGACAATACAGCTGCCATTGCTAGATTAGCTAACAGAGTAATACTTGTGGCAAAACAAGAAAGTGATAATAGCGAGGATCCTGCGTTCATTCAAAGAGTGAATCAAGCTACAGACATTCTCCAAAATA GTGTTGCTCCAATGGTCCAAGATGCAAAGTTAGTTGCGATTAATATTAACGATAGTAATGCAGTTTCCCGTTGGAGAGAAAGTAACCGCGCA cttttgtctAATGTTGGACAAGTCCGTAAAGCTATCATAATTCAACCAGATCTAATACCTCCACCAGAGGTATCGCAATTACATCTTAATGATG AAAAACAATTGCCAAGCCATCAATATAATTACTTCATTGACAAAG TTGGTGAACCTTTAAGAAATCAACCATCGCCAAGCAATTTATGTGTCGTCAGCTCCAatttaaacacaaataaacCTCAACATCGCTCTATCAGCCCATTACCAAAGTGGGCACGTGAAG gAGATAACCCTGATCTCCTATATCAAGAACTGGCTTCTGATAACGAGTTAGAAAAATCAGTTCACGATGGAG TAGACTACTACTATGATTATG AAGTCGTCCCACCGCGTCCACCTCTGCCTGGTGGAGATATTCCGCCTCCACGACCTCCACCACCGGAAACGGATGATGAGGATGAAATGTTTATGCACGCACCGCAGCCTAATCAACCTATAATG ATGGCTGCTCATGGCTTGCACCAAGAAGTACGACAATGGTCAAGCAAAGACAATGAAATTATTGCTGCTGCGAAGAAGATGGCTATCTTAATGGGTCGATTATCAGGTTTAGTTAGAGGAGAAGGTGGTAATAAACGGGATCTGATCGCATGTGCTAAGGCCATTGCAGAAGCTTCTCAGGAAGTAACTCGTTTAGCTAAGGAATTAGCTAGAGAATGTACCGACAAACGTATTCGTACT AATCTCCTTCAAGTTTGTGAACGAATACCTACTATAGGtacacaattaaaaatattatctacAGTGAAAGCTACAATGCTAGGTGCACAAG AAACGCTCCCCACCTGGGAAGAGTTGATGCTTTATG GTACAGAAGAAGATCAGGAAGCAACAGACATGTTAGTTGGAAATGCTCAAAATCTTATGCAAAGCGTAAAAGAAACTGTTCGTGCTGCAGAATGTGCCAGTATAAAGATACGTACTGCATCTGGTATGAAATTACGCTGGGTGCGACGACAGCCTTGGTATCAGtactaa